GCAATGAGCTCATGGACATCGAGTTTGGTCACGGCGGTGAAATATTCTTCGTGCTGCTCTTTGTCATTGCAGGTGCCAACCTTCATTTGAGAGAGCTGGCTTCTGTAGGTTGGGCTGCAGTTGCTTTTGTTGGTATCAGGTTTATTGGAAAGGCAGTCGGACTCCTTGTGCTGACTCCATTCTCGCCTTTATCCATCAAACAATCGTCGCTTCTTGGCCTGACGCTCGTGCCCATGGCTGGGCTTGCAATTGGTCTCACCGAAGCCACTACTCAGCTATATCCAGAGTTTTCCAAGGAACTCTCGGCCATCATCTTGGGCTCCGTCGCCATACTTGAAACCATTGGTCCAATTTTAACCGAATTTGCCTTGAAACGCGCCGGAGAGGTTAGTTTGGAGAATAAACTAAAACACTGAATTTCTTTTAGAATACTTTATAAATTGGCGTAATTATTCTAATTATATTAATGACTAATATGATGTATTCTCATTTAGTAATGAGGCAATATGGTGTTTAACAGAGAACACATACAAAAAGAGACGATAAGTTAGATTGTTTAATATATCTATTGTCGCTCAAGCTTCAGACTAACAATCTGCCTATATCAATAATAAATACCTACTCTGCTTATCATGTCATGAGTCAAATAAAGTTGGACCAGCATATGGGATGATTGCACAGAAATACTTAGGTAAAGAAAAAGTAACTAGAATCTTAGTTAATCACATCGTAAATGATTATAGAGCAATGCTTGGGAAGCTCGCTAATACAAAGTAGGCAAATAATCTTACTAATTTAATTATCCGTGTTATAAATAGATGTCAAAAAAAATAATAACTTAATTATTTAACTCATCTGAATTAGTATAACTATCTTTTAATCTTGGATAGTAAATAATCTAAAGACATTTTACCTGGCCCCCACAATATAATTACTAGTAATAATATACCCCATATATAGTGGTACATCTTTCCAGCTGTTTGTAGACTATAAGCATAGGAAATATAAGCAACAAAGTTGACAAAAAATAATCCCAGGCTAGATATCCTTCCTAAGAAACCTAATATTAATAAGATCGGAAAAAGTAACTCACCACCAGTTCCTAAAATTGCGGCAACATGAGGCGGTAATAAAGGTACATGAAAATCGTTTTCGTAAAGATACTGAGTAGTTGTCCAATCATTAATACTATCCAATCCAGACTTTAAAAATGAATAAGCAACATATAATCTAGCCATTATCAACAAGAGTTCTTTTACTGGAATAAGAGACTTTTCAATCCAATAATCAATTTTATATAAATTAGTGAGTGTTTTGATCACGATCAATCCTTTGGGGAGTTATCAATTAGTAAAATACCAGTAATCCAATTTTTACTCGTTACATATGTTAACCATTGGTGGAAATCAAATTCATCACTCATTAACTCAAGCGCATCAAGAAGAGAATGGTTTTTTAAATACTGTTGAAACCGAATATAGTCATCTTCAATTTGTTCTATTTGTAATTTAAATCCATAATTTGTATTTAAAAAATATATGGCAATTGAGTATCGATAATTCGTCGAAGAAATAACTGGTTGACTAGCTTCATTGGATTTATAAGCGTTATAGACATCAATTAGAGACCATTCTGTCTGAAAAAATGATAAATGCTCCACAAACAAAAACGTGAAAGAACTAGGATCGTATTCATTGAGTATACTAAGTTCAAAGATCTCTCTATCAAATTCAGACACAACAGAACTATAAAATAACTGCTTCTCAAATTTAACCAGATCTAGTAAAAAAGACATATTGAACTGGTCTAATGAAATATATTCTAAATAACTATCTAATTGATCTCCATAAGTGGTTATGTTTCCTGAATGGGTTGGATATTTAAAGAAATAGTCATAGTTAATCTTAGTTAAACTATTCGTTCCAATTAACCAATTGAGGACAGGATATTTTTGGATTAACAAATCCAAAAAATTACGATGAAAATGTCTTTGATAAACAGTTATACCGTTATAAATATCTTGATCAATTTGATCAACACTAATTAGATCAAACAAGGCTATTTGGCGTAATAACTCAGACATAACTACTCTCAAGTAAATTTTTTTGGATACTTTTTATTTTGTCTGTAAGCTTTACTAACACCTCAAGTTCAGGAATATTTTCATCCCATTCTATCGTAGTTGGAATAAACGTTCTGACTTGTGATATTAAATATTCATACCATTGCCATACTTCATAAGAGGGTGGCGCCGCATGATCATCGACAATTAATCCAACCTGTGTTGAGCACCCTGCTAAATGTATTTCACCGATTTGTGAAGTCGACTGTAGACTATCTAATAGTATATTTATCCACTGATAACCTGCATCAATAATATTTTTTGTCTTTAAATTAATGTAGTTAACATAAAGATTATTTAAATCAAGTAACAAGCCACATCCTGTAGACTTTATTAGCTGACATACAAATTCGACGTCAGTAAACTGTTCATTGTTAAAAAATATATATTGGCTTATGTTTTCTAAATATAGTCTCCTTCCTAAAAATTGTTGTACTTCGTTTACATGCTTTGAAATCAACTTTAGAGATTCTTGATTTAATCCAATAGGTAACAAATCATGTAAGTCATAGATTCGGTTTGATGTTTTTGACACTCGTGAATAAGACAAATGGTCTGATAAAATAAAAGGTTGAATGGTATCCGCAAGCGTTCTTAATTCATACAAATGAGCTCTTTCTATGCCAATTGCACTACCTATACTCAATCCTACCCCATGCAAACTTATAGAATACTGTTTTCTAATTTGTTGAAGATATTTTAAGTTAAGTGGATCTGTACTAAAAAAATTCTCAGAGTGTACTTCTATGTAATCAACTTGAGGTTGTGAAGACAAGAACTCAAGGTAATGAGGTTGTCTTAAACCAAGTCCACTAATTAAGTTTTTCATATAAAATAGAAAAAAGGGCAAATACATGCCCTTTATATTTAAGAGTTACGTTTAGCCATCATTTCTTCAAAAGCTTTTATTTTTGTTGCATCATGAATAATAGCCATAGCCTCCTCCTTAGATAACCCACCCATTTTTTTACATTCATCTTGAGAGACAACTTTAAAATCACCTGGGTTGTAGCTCTCAGATGAAGTACCTTTACAAGTATGATTACCTGTTATTCCAGCACATCCGTTTTGTCCAGCTTTAGCAATACCAAAACATTTACCAAGTGAATCTGCGTGACTAAGGGTAGGAATAGTTGTCGCAGCAATGGATACTACTGATAATAATGCCGCTTGAATCATTGCTTTTTTACTCATTTATATCTCCTAAAATAAAAAAATTACATCAAGTTTTTGATTGTTACTGTAATGTAGTCGTACTTTGACGATTTTTATTACAGAATAAATATTAATATTTTTAACCATAAGACTTAATTAATTATTTTTTTCTTGATGGTATGATTTTTTTGAGGTGTCGTGGTCAAGAAATTTCGGATACTTCAATAAGCTTTTGCTGCCATTTTCTGTTCAAAGACAGCGAGCGGCAGATTGCCCAATATTGAACGCACACGTTCACAATTATAAAAACGAGCAATGTAATCCGTGATGTCGATTTTTTCTTCATCATGGTTAGCCTACTCACGCCGCCAAACACGTTCCATTTTCAGATTTAAAAAGAAGCGTTCGGCAACAGCGTTGTCCCAGCAATTACCTTCCCGACTCATGCTACAAATAAAACCCTGTTTGGCAAGTAGCGCCTGATATTGACCGCTTGCATACTGACACTGCCACGGTCAGAGTGGACTATCAGTCCCTGAGACGGTTTGCGAAAGCGTACTGACATGTTCAGTGCTGCACAGAACAAATCAGCAGGCATATTGGGTGCCATTGCCCAGCCCACTACCTTGCGTGAGAACAAGTCTATTACCATTGCTAAATACAGCCAACCAGCACCAGTCCGAAGGTGGGTAATGTCTGAAACATAAGCCACATTCGGTGCGACAGAACTGAACTGTCTGGCAAGTATGTTTTCTGCAATCGGCAAATCATATTTGCTGTCGGTGGTATGCATAAATTTTCGTTTCCATACCGGTTTCAGATTCGCTGTTTGCATGATCTGGCGCACCTTGTAGCGACCAATGGTTATTCTCTTATCTTTCAATGCCACTACCAGACGGCGGCTGCCATAACTTTGGTGGCTGGCACAGAATGCAGCACGTAGATAAACACTGTTCTAGCAAAACAATGGTTTGGAACGTTGGCGACGTGCTTCATAAAAACCAGAACGACTCACACCCAAAACACGACAACTCTGATTAACCGGTATGGCCTCCTTTTGCAGCGAATCAATGAGCTGGTAGCTCACTTCAGCTCGCGGGCAAAGAAGGCCGAGGCCTTTTTTAATATATCAACATCCGAACGTAACTGCTTATTTTCATTTTCCAACTGACGTATTCTCTGCTGCTCCGGTGTCAGCGGATTGCCAATGCCACGATGGCCATTGAATTCTGCTTCATACTGAATGACCTAACGTCGAATGACGTTTTGCCCAATATTCATTGTTTGGCTAACCTGCGGGACGATAAGTTCCTGTTCTTTTATCATGCGAACCATTTCAAGCTTGTAGCTGGTTTCGAAAATTCTGCGTTCTCATGTCATTTAAATTTCCTCGGATAGTGGATTTTCCACCTATCGAGGTGTCCGTGCAAATCAAACCACTACAAGATATTACCGACTAATGAAGTGATACACCCATATATATATATGGCCATTATCCTTCCTCGTAACTCTGGAAGGGTAGATAACTGTACATAACTTTTTCGTTGTTGTAGTAAAGATCTGAGCTAATGCTCCTAAACAATCTAATAAATTATCAAATAAAACTCAATTCAGGACTAAAGAAGTTAGAATGCTAATAACACTAAAAAAATATAGGGTTTATTATTACCCCAATCCGAATTTGAAGTGCAATGTCTGAGTTAAAGAATAGCTGATTAGGTGTTGTATAACCAAGTATTTTTCGAGGTCAGTTGTTTAGCCGCTCCATCTATATATTAATTTCTTCCTGAGTGATGGTAGAGAAGTCTCGTTGGTTGGGAAAGTATTGCCTGATTAAGCCTTTGGCATTCTCATTTGTCCCACGCTCACATGATGGGCTGAGGTGTTAAAGGTCATGGCAACTTAACTATCCAGGTCATTAAACTTTAATAGTAAACCATTCTAAGCTACTCAATCTCTTAATATGAAGTTGTACTTTGTATTAAAATTTCGGTTATAAATTAATATAACTTGAATGATTTACTAAAGGTTCAAATTGATTTGCAGTAACAGCCTTAGAATAGAGGAATCCTTGGGCATAGTCACAATCAAAGGATTTGAGTAAATGATGTTGCTCTTCAGTTTCAACCCCTTCTGCGATGGTTTTGATTCCGATCTTATGAGCCATTGTAATGATGGCCTCTGTTAGAGCTCTGTTTGATTGGTTTTCGTTAATGTTTCTTATGAATGATTGATCTATTTTAATATAGTCAATATCAAATTTATTCAAATAAGACAATGCGGAGAAGCCTGTTCCAAAATCATCTATCGATACTTCAATTCCTAACTCTTTAAAAAGCATAAGTTGATTTTTTACATTCTCAGAATCAGTAATTAAAGAGCTTTCTGTAATTTCAACTATGATTGCACCTCTGGGTAGGCCTGACGAATCTAAAAATTCAAGCCAATTTCGATCTATTGGTCTGTTAAATTGAATGGCGGATTTATTAACGCTGATAGGAATTAACTTGTTACTAGTTTGTTGAATTCGCTGTGCCATTTTAATGGCTTCTATAAATACCCAACCGCCGATTTCAATAATCAAACCGCTTTCTTCAGCAATAGGTATAAACATAGCAGGAGAGATGAGACCCTTTTTGGGATGATTCCAACGTATTAAGGCTTCCGCTTTCACTAATTGATTAGTGGCCAAGTCAATAATAGGCTGATAATATATTTCTAATTGTTTTTGTCCTATAGCCTCGCGTAATTCATTTGTTATTCTTATTTTATTTTGAACGGCTTGTTGCATTTCCTTTGTGAAGAAGCTAAAACCGTTTCTACCCGTTGCTTTAACAGCATACATAGCTTGATCTGCATTTTTTAGAAGATCATCAACGGTTTTTGCATCATTAGGATACTGTGTTATTCCAATACTACAGGAGATATAGCCAACATGGCCATCATTTAAATCAAAGGGTTTATTAATCTCTTTTAGTATATTCTCAACAACTCTATTAATATTAATGAGTGAATCATTTCCAGGAAGAATAATGGTAAATTCATCACCACCTAATCGAGCAAAGGTG
This sequence is a window from Ferrovum sp. JA12. Protein-coding genes within it:
- a CDS encoding bifunctional diguanylate cyclase/phosphodiesterase, which codes for MSIDENIPEGKGPAGIAWRENKMVIVKDYQNSQLTKPWHKQAKIYGWGCSGTFPIQKSGKPYAIVAVYHKDKDAFDSEIIELLNEMTRDISFALDSYDYEIKSRIAAVAFESQEAMIVTDANRNILKVNKAFSEVTGYSSEEVLGKNLSILRSGLHDKDFYENVWQKVSNTDSWTGELWNRRKNGDIYAAQLTITAVKDTGDVVLNYIGSFLDISVRKQAEEQIQRLAYYDSLTGLANRRLFQDRLEQEMKRAVRNKTTLALLLIDLDKFKDVNDSLGHAKGDQLLIETTRRIKALIRDSDTFARLGGDEFTIILPGNDSLININRVVENILKEINKPFDLNDGHVGYISCSIGITQYPNDAKTVDDLLKNADQAMYAVKATGRNGFSFFTKEMQQAVQNKIRITNELREAIGQKQLEIYYQPIIDLATNQLVKAEALIRWNHPKKGLISPAMFIPIAEESGLIIEIGGWVFIEAIKMAQRIQQTSNKLIPISVNKSAIQFNRPIDRNWLEFLDSSGLPRGAIIVEITESSLITDSENVKNQLMLFKELGIEVSIDDFGTGFSALSYLNKFDIDYIKIDQSFIRNINENQSNRALTEAIITMAHKIGIKTIAEGVETEEQHHLLKSFDCDYAQGFLYSKAVTANQFEPLVNHSSYINL
- a CDS encoding DUF692 domain-containing protein, producing the protein MKNLISGLGLRQPHYLEFLSSQPQVDYIEVHSENFFSTDPLNLKYLQQIRKQYSISLHGVGLSIGSAIGIERAHLYELRTLADTIQPFILSDHLSYSRVSKTSNRIYDLHDLLPIGLNQESLKLISKHVNEVQQFLGRRLYLENISQYIFFNNEQFTDVEFVCQLIKSTGCGLLLDLNNLYVNYINLKTKNIIDAGYQWINILLDSLQSTSQIGEIHLAGCSTQVGLIVDDHAAPPSYEVWQWYEYLISQVRTFIPTTIEWDENIPELEVLVKLTDKIKSIQKNLLESSYV
- a CDS encoding DoxX family protein; amino-acid sequence: MIKTLTNLYKIDYWIEKSLIPVKELLLIMARLYVAYSFLKSGLDSINDWTTTQYLYENDFHVPLLPPHVAAILGTGGELLFPILLILGFLGRISSLGLFFVNFVAYISYAYSLQTAGKMYHYIWGILLLVIILWGPGKMSLDYLLSKIKR
- a CDS encoding BufA1 family periplasmic bufferin-type metallophore, translating into MSKKAMIQAALLSVVSIAATTIPTLSHADSLGKCFGIAKAGQNGCAGITGNHTCKGTSSESYNPGDFKVVSQDECKKMGGLSKEEAMAIIHDATKIKAFEEMMAKRNS
- a CDS encoding HvfC/BufC family peptide modification chaperone — encoded protein: MSELLRQIALFDLISVDQIDQDIYNGITVYQRHFHRNFLDLLIQKYPVLNWLIGTNSLTKINYDYFFKYPTHSGNITTYGDQLDSYLEYISLDQFNMSFLLDLVKFEKQLFYSSVVSEFDREIFELSILNEYDPSSFTFLFVEHLSFFQTEWSLIDVYNAYKSNEASQPVISSTNYRYSIAIYFLNTNYGFKLQIEQIEDDYIRFQQYLKNHSLLDALELMSDEFDFHQWLTYVTSKNWITGILLIDNSPKD